In Thermodesulfobacteriota bacterium, a single window of DNA contains:
- a CDS encoding heavy metal translocating P-type ATPase, translated as VKEGEDRARQSISGTSENLPLKQTHCLHCGNELGATGVVESGGKAFCCRGCLSVYELLHRLGLDGYYKLREALSGEQNQLPIDPDSSESYEYLNQDNFIKLYTTEGSSLTMNFYIEGIHCAACLWLIEGIPRTVSDIESVSLNMSTNVAEVKFKNERRFSSFPEIVRRFGYKAHPLRIDEEAEELQDRENRRFLIRLGVAAVCAGNIMLLSAAIYAGASGVFAKLFTLLSLILSVPVVTYSAFPFYKGVLSSLKVKRATVDIPVVFVIAVGFLLSAYNFFKGSDRVYFDSITIFIFLLLASRYFLKSVQERVSGKRLLGRNLFPSNRILVWDEKNRQYFFQPITDLKIGDKVKLRGGERIPVDGTLISSSALLNLSVLTGENIPQTVLKNDELFAGSVLESEEAVIQVVRTGEETRIGKILSEVEKNYQSKISFSTYSDRYATAFTSLVGIIAVLSFLLISAVYGPSEGLNRVMAFVLIACPCAFVFALPLSLGLSLSSAVESGFLVKDSKVFEKVRSIKNVFFDKTGTLTKGVFRILNWNVEALSLEDQAAVLAIEKESSHPIARAIVTHLSDKKLVLPVVEGYRHIYSKGIEARVNGHTYKFISDRELNCQNNLNQVITTRILIYKDEELLSEILLGDSIKEDAKYVIEELKARKLNIFILSGDRENNVKQVSEKLSIGLNNVFWEKAPEEKSEIVKSVKNSMMVGDGLNDAGALSSADISVAIQGSVEESLKVSDVYVLNNDLFTIIDLLDHGEASIRTTSRNRTFSIVYNLTAGAFALLGFIGPLIAAILMPLSSLILISSALYGKSVLKAKEKNRVYS; from the coding sequence AGTGAAAGAAGGAGAGGATAGGGCACGCCAGTCTATATCAGGTACATCTGAGAATCTACCCTTGAAACAAACCCACTGCCTCCACTGCGGAAACGAGCTTGGCGCCACGGGTGTAGTGGAATCAGGAGGCAAGGCGTTCTGTTGCCGGGGCTGCCTATCTGTTTACGAGTTGTTGCATCGCCTTGGACTAGACGGCTATTACAAACTGAGGGAAGCTCTATCCGGAGAGCAAAATCAGCTTCCCATTGACCCCGATTCTTCGGAGAGCTATGAGTATCTCAATCAAGATAATTTCATAAAACTTTACACAACCGAAGGATCGTCGCTAACCATGAATTTTTACATCGAGGGGATTCACTGCGCCGCATGCCTATGGCTGATTGAAGGAATCCCCAGAACTGTTTCTGACATTGAATCTGTTTCGCTCAATATGTCTACCAACGTGGCTGAGGTGAAATTCAAAAATGAGAGGAGATTCTCCTCATTCCCGGAAATCGTAAGACGGTTTGGTTATAAGGCCCATCCCCTCAGGATTGATGAAGAGGCGGAGGAACTCCAGGACCGGGAGAACAGAAGGTTTCTTATCAGGCTGGGCGTGGCAGCGGTTTGCGCCGGAAATATCATGCTCCTCTCTGCGGCTATATACGCCGGAGCAAGTGGGGTATTCGCCAAACTTTTCACCCTCTTGAGTCTTATACTGTCGGTTCCAGTAGTTACTTACAGCGCTTTTCCATTTTATAAGGGTGTGCTCTCGTCTCTCAAAGTAAAGCGCGCCACGGTGGACATACCGGTTGTTTTTGTCATTGCGGTCGGTTTTCTCCTGAGCGCCTACAATTTCTTCAAAGGGAGCGACCGGGTTTACTTCGACTCGATAACCATTTTCATTTTTCTCTTACTAGCCAGCCGTTATTTCCTTAAAAGCGTCCAGGAAAGGGTATCCGGCAAACGGCTATTAGGCAGAAACCTCTTTCCTTCAAACCGGATTCTGGTATGGGATGAGAAGAACAGGCAGTACTTTTTCCAGCCTATAACCGACCTTAAAATAGGGGATAAGGTCAAGCTTAGAGGCGGAGAAAGGATCCCGGTAGACGGCACTCTCATATCATCAAGCGCACTCCTAAACCTCTCCGTGCTTACCGGGGAGAATATTCCCCAAACCGTCCTCAAGAACGATGAGCTGTTCGCCGGTTCGGTGTTGGAATCCGAAGAGGCCGTAATTCAAGTGGTAAGAACCGGGGAGGAAACACGTATCGGAAAGATTCTGAGCGAGGTTGAAAAAAACTATCAGAGTAAAATCAGTTTCTCTACCTACAGCGACAGGTATGCCACGGCATTCACTTCACTAGTGGGTATAATTGCCGTCCTATCTTTTCTCTTGATTTCTGCTGTTTATGGTCCATCCGAGGGATTGAATAGGGTGATGGCATTTGTGTTAATTGCCTGTCCCTGCGCTTTTGTCTTTGCCCTTCCTCTCTCCCTGGGCTTATCTTTAAGCTCGGCGGTCGAAAGCGGTTTTCTGGTCAAGGACTCAAAGGTCTTTGAGAAGGTAAGGTCGATAAAAAACGTCTTTTTTGACAAGACCGGCACCTTAACCAAGGGGGTATTCAGGATACTTAACTGGAATGTTGAAGCCTTATCCCTTGAAGACCAAGCAGCTGTTCTGGCTATTGAAAAAGAATCGAGCCATCCCATAGCCCGGGCCATTGTGACCCATCTCTCCGATAAAAAACTGGTTTTGCCCGTGGTGGAGGGATATAGGCACATCTATTCAAAAGGAATAGAGGCAAGGGTCAATGGCCACACTTACAAATTCATATCGGATAGAGAACTGAATTGCCAGAATAACTTAAACCAGGTCATAACCACAAGGATACTCATCTATAAGGACGAAGAGCTTCTTTCCGAAATTTTACTGGGTGATTCGATTAAGGAGGATGCCAAATACGTGATCGAAGAGCTTAAGGCGAGAAAGCTCAACATATTTATTCTCTCGGGCGATAGAGAAAACAACGTGAAGCAGGTTTCGGAGAAGCTGTCAATAGGGTTAAATAACGTATTTTGGGAAAAGGCCCCGGAGGAGAAGTCAGAGATTGTTAAATCCGTCAAAAATTCGATGATGGTCGGAGATGGATTAAACGATGCTGGTGCGCTTTCATCGGCGGATATAAGCGTGGCCATACAGGGGAGCGTGGAGGAAAGCCTTAAGGTATCAGACGTCTATGTTTTGAATAACGACCTTTTCACCATCATCGACTTGTTAGACCATGGTGAAGCCTCAATTAGGACGACGAGCCGCAATAGAACCTTCTCCATTGTTTATAACCTGACCGCGGGCGCCTTTGCCTTGCTCGGATTTATTGGTCCTTTAATCGCAGCGATACTGATGCCCTTAAGCTCTCTTATCTTGATAAGCTCAGCGCTATATGGGAAAAGTGTCCTCAAAGCAAAGGAGAAGAATAGGGTTTACTCATGA
- the ccoS gene encoding cbb3-type cytochrome oxidase assembly protein CcoS, protein MNVIFLTLGISLTLALVFLLGFLWATRKGQYDDLTTPGQRMLIDDFDGRKNESNNQEE, encoded by the coding sequence ATGAACGTCATTTTCCTGACCCTGGGTATCTCATTAACGCTCGCCCTGGTTTTTCTCCTGGGCTTTTTATGGGCCACCAGAAAGGGCCAGTATGATGACCTTACCACCCCGGGCCAAAGGATGTTGATTGACGACTTTGATGGAAGAAAGAATGAAAGCAATAACCAGGAGGAATAG
- the ccoN gene encoding cytochrome-c oxidase, cbb3-type subunit I, producing the protein MPDGKEVGGGIMERVIYDDDIVKKFILATIFWGTAAFLVGLLAALQLAFWQGNLNLEWLTFGRIRPLHTNAAIFAFGGNIIFAGIYHSMQRLLKTRLYSDILGRIHFWGWQLIILGALITLPLGYSQSKEYAELEWPLDIAIAFVWVVFAVNFFGTIAMRRVKHLYVALWFYIATIITVAVLHIVNSIEIPVSFFKSYPVYAGVQDALVQWWYGHNAVAFFLTTPFLGLMYYYVPKAANRPVYSYKLSVIHFWSLVFLYIWAGPHHLLNSALPDWAQTLGMLFSLMLWAPSWGGMINGLLTLRGAWHLLRTDPIIKFLAVAVTFYGMSTFEGPLLSIKSVNSLAHYTDWIIAHVHGGTLGWNGFLTFGIIYYLVPRLWNNKIYSHKLMNTHFWIGLLGILLYYISMWASGITQGLMWRAVDEGGQLVYPDFVETVMRIVPLYYVRFLGGLLYLIGFFLLIYNVWMTIKTAPKEEKAAAVEVPAREGEHVSLGTGHRKLEALGAIFTVLLFISIAVGSIIEIIPTLSIYKYLPPPSKTQPYTPLELAGRDIYVKEGCYVCHSQMVRKLPFDVLRFGQPSTIEESMYDRPFQWGSKRTGPDLARVGGKYPDMWHLRHMIDPREITPNSIMPSYPWLAHKKINYLSLRKKLSVMKRLGVPYDDDTVANADIYAQKEAERVYEGLLSQDPSLTEVKDTEVIAMIAYLQALGKKTSAEGVSQLNK; encoded by the coding sequence ATGCCTGATGGGAAAGAAGTCGGAGGCGGAATTATGGAAAGGGTTATCTATGACGACGACATAGTAAAAAAGTTTATACTGGCCACCATCTTCTGGGGGACGGCCGCTTTTCTGGTAGGTTTGCTGGCTGCGTTGCAGTTAGCGTTTTGGCAGGGCAACCTCAACCTGGAATGGCTGACCTTTGGAAGGATCCGTCCCCTACACACCAATGCGGCTATTTTCGCTTTTGGCGGGAATATCATCTTTGCCGGGATATACCATTCGATGCAAAGGCTGCTAAAAACAAGGTTATACTCGGACATTCTCGGTCGGATTCACTTCTGGGGCTGGCAGCTTATAATTCTGGGGGCTCTTATAACCCTTCCGCTGGGGTATTCTCAGAGTAAGGAATATGCGGAACTGGAATGGCCTCTGGACATTGCCATCGCCTTTGTGTGGGTAGTGTTTGCGGTCAACTTCTTCGGCACCATCGCCATGAGGAGGGTGAAACACCTCTATGTGGCCTTATGGTTTTATATCGCCACGATAATAACCGTTGCCGTACTGCACATCGTGAATTCCATAGAGATTCCGGTCAGTTTTTTCAAAAGCTACCCGGTTTACGCCGGGGTACAGGATGCCCTGGTTCAATGGTGGTACGGACACAATGCTGTAGCATTTTTCCTAACCACTCCTTTCCTTGGCTTGATGTATTACTACGTTCCCAAGGCAGCCAACCGGCCGGTTTACAGCTATAAGTTATCGGTAATCCACTTCTGGTCTCTGGTCTTTCTTTACATCTGGGCCGGTCCCCATCACCTGCTCAACTCTGCTCTTCCGGACTGGGCGCAGACACTGGGAATGCTCTTCAGCCTCATGCTCTGGGCGCCAAGCTGGGGAGGGATGATAAACGGACTCCTGACATTAAGAGGAGCTTGGCATCTTCTCCGCACCGACCCCATAATCAAGTTTCTGGCCGTGGCCGTGACCTTCTACGGAATGTCCACGTTCGAGGGGCCGCTCCTGTCAATAAAGTCGGTGAATTCCCTTGCTCATTATACCGACTGGATTATTGCCCATGTCCATGGGGGCACGCTCGGATGGAACGGTTTTCTCACCTTCGGAATCATCTACTACCTGGTCCCCAGGCTCTGGAACAACAAGATATACAGCCATAAACTGATGAACACCCACTTTTGGATTGGCCTATTGGGGATTCTTCTTTACTACATATCCATGTGGGCTAGCGGCATTACCCAGGGTTTAATGTGGAGAGCCGTCGACGAAGGGGGTCAACTGGTTTATCCCGATTTCGTGGAGACGGTCATGAGGATCGTCCCCTTATATTACGTGAGATTCCTGGGCGGGCTGCTTTATCTAATCGGTTTCTTCCTCCTTATATATAACGTATGGATGACCATTAAAACTGCTCCCAAGGAGGAAAAGGCAGCCGCGGTCGAGGTTCCGGCTAGAGAGGGCGAGCACGTTTCGCTGGGTACGGGCCATAGGAAGCTCGAAGCGCTTGGGGCCATATTTACGGTATTACTCTTTATATCCATAGCCGTAGGCTCGATTATAGAGATTATTCCCACCCTTTCTATATACAAATACCTGCCTCCCCCATCCAAAACTCAGCCGTACACTCCGCTTGAGCTGGCCGGAAGGGACATTTATGTAAAGGAGGGCTGTTATGTGTGCCACTCCCAGATGGTCAGGAAATTGCCATTTGATGTTCTCCGTTTCGGCCAGCCGTCCACTATAGAAGAATCCATGTATGACCGGCCGTTCCAGTGGGGGTCTAAGAGAACGGGTCCAGATTTAGCCAGGGTAGGGGGGAAGTATCCAGACATGTGGCATCTCCGTCATATGATAGACCCGAGGGAGATTACTCCAAACTCGATTATGCCGTCATATCCGTGGCTTGCCCATAAGAAAATAAACTACCTCTCCCTTAGAAAGAAGCTAAGCGTCATGAAGCGGCTTGGCGTTCCCTATGACGATGATACGGTGGCTAATGCGGATATATATGCACAGAAGGAAGCGGAGAGGGTCTATGAGGGACTTCTAAGTCAAGATCCATCGCTTACCGAAGTAAAAGACACCGAAGTG